Proteins from a single region of Deltaproteobacteria bacterium:
- a CDS encoding ATP-dependent DNA ligase: protein MGFPIEPPIEPMLSKAAAELPEGDGWLFEPKWDGFRAIVFRDGDRVYLQSRDLKPLDRYFPELRAAFLAGLPTRCVVDGEIVIAGERGLDFESLQLRLHPAASRVAKLAAETPASFVAFDLLAEGDRDLRARPQADRRARLERALAGARGPVHLTPCTRERPVADEWFHRFEGAGLDGVIAKHESSIYAPGKRVMVKIKHVRAADCVVGGFRWHKQGQGELVGSLLLGLYDSEGALHHVGVTSSFTMAERRRLAQELGPLRANALVSHPWREWAGALEGGTRMPGASSRWSQGKDLSWEPLRIERVCEVKYDHLQGTRFRHAAVFMRWRPDKRPADCRYDQLEVTPPAELAEIFGRTSK from the coding sequence GTGGGATTCCCGATCGAGCCGCCGATCGAGCCGATGCTGTCGAAGGCCGCGGCGGAGCTCCCCGAGGGCGACGGCTGGCTCTTCGAGCCGAAGTGGGACGGGTTCCGCGCCATCGTGTTCCGCGACGGCGACCGCGTCTACCTCCAGAGCCGCGACCTGAAACCGCTCGATCGGTACTTCCCCGAGCTCCGGGCCGCCTTCCTGGCCGGCCTTCCCACGCGCTGCGTCGTCGACGGAGAGATCGTCATCGCGGGCGAGCGCGGGCTCGACTTCGAGTCGCTGCAGCTGCGCCTGCACCCAGCCGCCTCGCGGGTGGCGAAGCTCGCCGCGGAGACGCCGGCGTCCTTCGTCGCCTTCGATCTCCTCGCGGAGGGCGACCGCGATCTTCGCGCTCGGCCGCAGGCCGACCGCCGCGCGCGGCTGGAGCGAGCGCTCGCAGGGGCCCGGGGGCCCGTCCACCTCACGCCCTGCACCCGCGAGAGGCCGGTGGCGGATGAGTGGTTCCATCGCTTCGAGGGCGCCGGGCTCGACGGGGTGATCGCCAAGCACGAGTCCAGCATCTACGCGCCGGGCAAGCGTGTGATGGTCAAGATCAAGCACGTGCGCGCTGCCGACTGCGTCGTCGGCGGCTTCCGCTGGCACAAGCAGGGCCAGGGCGAGCTGGTCGGCTCGTTGCTCCTCGGGCTCTACGACTCCGAGGGAGCGCTCCACCACGTGGGCGTGACCTCGTCGTTCACGATGGCGGAGAGACGGCGGCTCGCGCAGGAGCTCGGACCGCTGCGCGCGAACGCCCTCGTGTCGCACCCGTGGCGGGAGTGGGCCGGCGCCCTCGAGGGAGGCACCCGGATGCCGGGCGCTTCCAGCCGCTGGAGCCAGGGCAAGGACCTCTCCTGGGAGCCGCTCCGGATCGAGCGCGTCTGCGAGGTGAAGTACGACCACCTGCAGGGCACCCGCTTCCGGCATGCGGCCGTCTTCATGCGCTGGCGTCCCGACAAGCGGCCGGCGGACTGCCGTTACGATCAGCTCGAGGTCACTCCTCCCGCCGAGCTCGCCGAGATCTTCGGACGGACGTCGAAGTGA
- the xth gene encoding exodeoxyribonuclease III produces the protein MRIATWNVNSLKARLEKVVWWLERARPDVLLMQETKLADPDVPTDAFRSAGYALAHHGEGRWNGVAIASRCGIEEVVTDFGEPRLPAKTPDVGDDEPLAEARMISAVCAGIRVVCVYAPNGRSVGSAFFEAKLAWFDRLSRWLADAADPRELIVLGGDLNVAPEDTDVWDPVACHGGTHVSGAEREAFARLCRWGLIDAYRRQHPEPGRYTWWDYRAGSFHQNFGMRIDHLLVTAPVLGRTVWAEIDREARKGKPLPSDHAPLVIDLDERGRLFDAGWTSADERIAARRSRPR, from the coding sequence GTGCGGATCGCGACCTGGAACGTAAACTCGCTGAAGGCGCGCCTGGAGAAGGTCGTCTGGTGGCTCGAGCGCGCCCGGCCGGACGTCCTCCTCATGCAGGAGACCAAGCTCGCGGACCCCGACGTGCCCACGGACGCCTTCCGGAGCGCAGGCTACGCGCTGGCGCATCACGGCGAAGGCCGCTGGAACGGCGTCGCCATCGCCAGCCGGTGCGGGATCGAGGAGGTCGTGACCGACTTCGGCGAGCCGCGGCTTCCTGCGAAGACCCCCGACGTGGGCGACGACGAGCCGCTCGCCGAGGCGCGGATGATCTCGGCCGTCTGCGCGGGCATCCGTGTGGTGTGCGTCTATGCCCCGAACGGGCGGAGCGTCGGCTCGGCCTTCTTCGAGGCCAAGCTCGCCTGGTTCGACCGCCTGTCGCGCTGGCTCGCCGACGCGGCGGACCCGCGCGAGCTCATCGTGCTCGGCGGCGACCTCAACGTGGCGCCCGAGGACACCGACGTGTGGGATCCCGTGGCCTGCCACGGCGGCACCCACGTCTCCGGCGCGGAGCGGGAGGCCTTCGCCCGGCTCTGCCGCTGGGGGCTCATCGACGCGTACCGGCGGCAACACCCGGAGCCCGGCCGGTACACCTGGTGGGACTACCGGGCCGGCTCCTTCCACCAGAACTTCGGCATGCGCATCGACCACCTGCTGGTGACGGCGCCCGTCCTGGGGCGCACGGTGTGGGCGGAGATCGACCGGGAGGCGCGCAAGGGCAAGCCACTGCCCTCGGACCATGCGCCGCTGGTGATCGACCTCGACGAGCGGGGGCGCCTCTTCGACGCCGGCTGGACGTCGGCCGACGAGCGGATCGCGGCGCGGCGCTCGCGTCCCCGCTGA